GCGCCAACAGACTTGGTAGATGTGCAGTTCTCCGGGCACCACGCGGCAAATGGAGGTTATACGTTCACGTATCGAAAGCGGTATGCAGGGCGTGGTCTCGACCCACTCGATACGAGTAGGCCGCGCCCCTAAGCGTATCTAGATAGTAGAACAGGTTCGGCCTTGAAACTCAAGCGTGGCTATCCGGGCGACGACTGTAGTGGTTTAAGCCTGGTTGAAGCGTTTTGGCTGTTGGACCGCTTGGATCCACACCTGATGTAAAGTAGAAGGGGCGTTGCGGATTCGTCCTTAGGAATGGCCCTCAGCTAGGCGTGGAGGTGGATCCGGGTAAAGTTTATAGCGTTTATCGAATTTGATATCAATGGTGATGTGATGTTCGACGGTTCCCCATCGCTCCCACCGTTCCGGCATTGGCTGAGGCATATGGCCGCCGTGCCCAAGGGATTCCTCCGCTCCCAGGTGCTCGAGCTCCTGAGCGAGAGGCCCCTCTCCGGCTCGGAGATAATCGATGAGATCGGAAAACGGACCAATGGATGCTGGAGACCCAGCCCGGGGTCCGTCTATCCGCTCCTAGCCTGGCTTCAGGACAACGGCTGCATAAGGGAGGTGCCGGCCGGGGAAAGCGGGATAAGACGGTATAACCTCACAGATAAGGGAAGGCAACTCCTCGAGGAGCAGCGGAAGGCGCGGATCCATCTCCGTAAGGGTTGGGGGCTCCTCGCTCCGTCACTCCTCGATCCTTTTTGGCTAAGTTTCCCTTCGGGGGAGGCTGAGGAGCTGCGGGAAGCCTTTAGGCGGCTGCATAGGGCTTTCTTCAGCCTCTGCACGGGCTTAGAAGAAAAGTTTTCGGAGCAGGCCGTGAGGGAGGGCTTGAGGGTTTTGAACGAAACCGCTCGAACGCTTGAGGAGATAAGTGAAAGGCTGCGGAGTGGGGATGTAAGCCATGGCTGAGGATGTGATTAGAGCCGAGGGTTTGACGAAGGTTTTCAATAGGAGCTTGGTCGCCGTCGACCATATAAGCTTCGCTGTGCGGGAGGGTGAGATCTTCGGCTTCTTGGGACCGAACGGCGCAGGGAAAACAACCACGATAAACATGCTGATAACCGTCTTGAAGCCGACGGAGGGGAGGGCCTCCGTGCTAGGCTACGACATCGCTAGGCAAGCGGATGAGGTTAGGAGGGTGATCGGCGTTGTGCCCCAAGAGTATACGGCGGACGAGGATTTAACGGGATACGAAAACATAATGCTCTGCGCAGACCTATACGGGATTCCCCGCGAAGTCGCCAGGAGACGCGTATCGGAGCTGCTTGAGCTCGTGGAGCTGACGGATTTCAAGGATAAGAGGGTGGAGACATACTCTGGTGGGATGCGCCGGAGGCTCGAGCTTGCATGCGGGTTGATTAATAGGCCGAAGGTGCTCTTCCTAGACGAGCCGACCCTAGGCCTGGATGTGCAGACGAGGGCTGCGACGTGGAGTTACATCAGGCGTTTAAAGGAGGAGTATGGTATGACGCTTTTCATGACGACGCATTATCTGGAGGAGGCCGACGCCCTCTGCGATCGCGTAGCCATAATCGA
The Candidatus Bathyarchaeota archaeon DNA segment above includes these coding regions:
- a CDS encoding PadR family transcriptional regulator, whose product is MFDGSPSLPPFRHWLRHMAAVPKGFLRSQVLELLSERPLSGSEIIDEIGKRTNGCWRPSPGSVYPLLAWLQDNGCIREVPAGESGIRRYNLTDKGRQLLEEQRKARIHLRKGWGLLAPSLLDPFWLSFPSGEAEELREAFRRLHRAFFSLCTGLEEKFSEQAVREGLRVLNETARTLEEISERLRSGDVSHG
- a CDS encoding ATP-binding cassette domain-containing protein, whose protein sequence is MAEDVIRAEGLTKVFNRSLVAVDHISFAVREGEIFGFLGPNGAGKTTTINMLITVLKPTEGRASVLGYDIARQADEVRRVIGVVPQEYTADEDLTGYENIMLCADLYGIPREVARRRVSELLELVELTDFKDKRVETYSGGMRRRLELACGLINRPKVLFLDEPTLGLDVQTRAATWSYIRRLKEEYGMTLFMTTHYLEEADALCDRVAIIDHGEIIVTGSPSELKDSLGGDIITISIREDMDVSEIIRSVEHVKEVRSEDGAYRVKAEAGEVAAPLIIEALRRKGYTVTKLSLTEPTLNEVYLEYTGRAIRDAEESRESLMARRITLRRARGR